From the genome of Longimicrobiales bacterium, one region includes:
- a CDS encoding DUF5916 domain-containing protein, whose protein sequence is MATRWGAGVALTLFAGLAHEALGQQTPSSLSADMSLGQTAAEASGIVDLQRLSGPITFDGFSDEAAWQDIEPLSLTMYEPTFRGATDRRIQVLVGYDSVAVYMAGRFYHDDPDEIRAFSLTRDRWSGDDGFGILFDTFNDNENGVRFVGLPLGARMDMTVTGGGAQGDSGGRGGSGGGPRSSSWNAFWDLETQVTEEGWFGEIRIPFSSLRFETEADGSVVMGMMAYAYEPGEASRWTFPAIPQDFPYTQISAWQDVRLEDIQSSSPIYVMPYALTGGTRASVLNEARDEWSYETREQYEVGGEVKLNPTPNLTLDLTVNTDFAAVEADQQQVNLTRFSLFFDEKRPFFQERAGIFGFDTGADRGTLFYSRRIGLSEDGAPVRIYGGARMVGRIGTWDLGFINMQTQAYLTRASENFGVLRLKRRVLNENSFIGAMSTSRIAADGRYNVTYGTDGLFRLGSDEYFTLKWLQTFQGGDAFLDAAPSGSGAGRVVFDWTRRRLGGLSYQHSFTYSGAGYNPGIGFESRQNFTRGQSDWNYQWFPNETSTWRRVWVGAKNNLWARNADEEVETGLISPFIQLETKPGITFKLAANSQYEDVVEDFNLSDGATIPRGSYWFTEGEGQFRAPRGWTVRPNLTLTGGQFFDGTRVAIGSNLSWSVNQHLELQGGWEWNRIEFEDRMQNFDSNLFRLTARGAVNTKISVDAFAQYNSLNDQLAMNTRFRYNFREGQDLWFVWNEGLNLEREILGVPTLPLESAQALTLKYTHTFIF, encoded by the coding sequence ATGGCCACCCGCTGGGGTGCCGGGGTGGCCCTCACCTTGTTTGCGGGACTCGCGCACGAAGCACTTGGCCAACAGACGCCGAGCAGTTTATCTGCTGACATGTCCCTGGGGCAGACCGCAGCTGAGGCTTCTGGGATCGTGGATCTTCAAAGGCTCTCCGGGCCAATCACGTTCGACGGCTTCAGCGATGAGGCGGCATGGCAGGACATCGAGCCGCTATCGTTGACGATGTACGAGCCGACCTTTCGAGGCGCGACCGATCGACGCATCCAGGTGCTGGTTGGATACGACAGCGTCGCTGTCTACATGGCGGGGCGCTTCTATCATGACGACCCCGATGAGATCCGTGCCTTCTCTCTGACACGGGACCGCTGGAGTGGTGACGACGGGTTCGGGATCCTGTTCGACACCTTCAACGACAACGAGAACGGCGTACGCTTTGTCGGCCTCCCTCTCGGGGCGCGAATGGACATGACGGTCACCGGCGGTGGCGCTCAAGGAGACAGTGGTGGCAGAGGCGGGTCAGGTGGTGGCCCGCGCAGCAGCTCATGGAACGCTTTCTGGGACCTCGAGACTCAGGTGACTGAGGAGGGATGGTTCGGAGAGATCCGCATCCCCTTCTCATCTTTGCGCTTCGAGACCGAGGCCGATGGCTCGGTCGTCATGGGCATGATGGCCTACGCGTACGAGCCAGGTGAGGCGTCTCGTTGGACGTTCCCTGCTATTCCGCAGGACTTTCCCTATACCCAGATCTCCGCTTGGCAGGACGTACGCCTCGAGGACATCCAATCGTCCAGTCCGATCTACGTGATGCCCTACGCCCTGACCGGTGGAACCCGAGCCTCGGTTCTCAACGAAGCCAGGGATGAGTGGAGCTACGAAACCAGAGAGCAGTACGAAGTCGGCGGCGAGGTGAAGCTCAATCCTACGCCGAACCTCACGCTCGACCTGACGGTCAACACGGACTTCGCCGCCGTCGAGGCAGATCAACAGCAGGTCAACCTCACCCGTTTCTCACTCTTCTTCGACGAGAAGCGCCCGTTCTTCCAAGAACGTGCAGGCATCTTCGGCTTCGACACCGGTGCAGACCGGGGAACGCTGTTCTACTCGCGCAGAATCGGCCTCTCCGAGGATGGCGCTCCGGTCCGCATCTACGGCGGAGCCCGTATGGTGGGTCGCATCGGGACATGGGACCTCGGCTTCATCAATATGCAGACACAGGCCTACCTGACCCGTGCCTCTGAGAACTTCGGGGTACTCCGACTGAAGCGACGGGTGCTGAACGAGAACTCGTTCATAGGGGCGATGTCGACGAGTCGGATCGCCGCCGACGGCCGTTACAACGTGACGTACGGAACAGACGGCCTCTTCCGGCTGGGCTCGGACGAGTACTTCACGCTGAAGTGGTTGCAGACCTTCCAGGGAGGCGATGCGTTCCTCGATGCGGCGCCATCGGGCTCCGGCGCAGGACGAGTCGTCTTCGACTGGACCCGTCGACGTCTCGGCGGGCTCAGCTACCAGCATTCCTTCACGTACTCCGGCGCAGGATACAATCCAGGCATCGGCTTCGAGTCGCGGCAGAACTTCACCCGAGGCCAGAGTGACTGGAACTATCAGTGGTTCCCCAACGAAACGTCGACCTGGCGGAGGGTCTGGGTCGGGGCCAAGAACAACCTCTGGGCCCGCAACGCAGACGAGGAGGTCGAGACCGGATTGATCTCACCCTTCATCCAGCTCGAGACGAAGCCCGGTATCACTTTCAAGCTGGCCGCAAACTCGCAATACGAAGATGTGGTGGAGGACTTCAATCTCTCCGACGGGGCCACGATCCCCCGAGGCTCCTACTGGTTCACGGAAGGAGAGGGCCAGTTCCGTGCCCCACGCGGATGGACCGTTCGACCGAATCTCACACTCACTGGTGGTCAGTTCTTCGACGGCACGAGGGTCGCCATCGGCTCCAACCTGTCATGGAGTGTCAATCAGCACCTGGAGCTTCAAGGTGGATGGGAGTGGAATCGGATCGAGTTCGAAGATCGCATGCAAAACTTCGACTCAAACCTCTTCCGGTTGACTGCCCGCGGCGCCGTCAACACGAAAATCTCCGTGGATGCGTTCGCGCAGTACAACTCACTTAATGACCAACTGGCCATGAACACGCGATTCCGGTACAACTTCCGCGAGGGTCAGGATCTGTGGTTCGTGTGGAACGAGGGCCTCAACCTCGAGCGAGAAATTCTCGGGGTGCCCACGCTCCCACTTGAGAGTGCTCAGGCACTGACGCTGAAGTACACACACACTTTCATTTTTTAG